A window from Pseudomonadota bacterium encodes these proteins:
- a CDS encoding pitrilysin family protein, producing MSNAPRSRWLARLAALALALTVTSNVSAADIDIPYEKFVLDNGLRVIVHEDRKAPIVAVSIWYHVGSKDEPEGKSGFAHLFEHLMFNGSENYDDEFFRPLEDVGATQLNGTTYFDRTNYFETVPTPALELALFLESDRMGHLLGAISQDKLDEQRDVVKNEKRQGDNQPYGLVNYKMLEGIFPEGHPYRWSPIGSMEDLNNASVDDVKEWFSTRYGPNNAVLVLAGDVDAATAKALVDKYFGDIPPGPPLHRRREWVPRLDANVYETMQDRVPQTRIYRSWPAPATNNPQVQRLDLAAAALGSGKNSRLYKALVYDKQLATSVSASMSELEIAGNFDIEVTLNPDADLDQAIDILDTTIAAFLESGPTNDEIERARTSIEAGVVRGLEQVGGFGGKATTLARGELYAGNPADYAVRLARLNQATPKEVKAIANDWLTRGYYQLVVSPYGEPSAASAGVDRSSLPELTGEANLSFPTIERATLSNGIEVALAKRSTVPVVNVAIQFDAGYAADVGQKLGTSSFALAMLDEGTADRTALEISATAERLGASISAGSNLDVSTASLSALVEKLDPSLELFADVVREPLFAEAEIERLRRRWLATIGQEKVQPVGLALRALPPLLYGEGHAYAIPFTGSGTEASITSLTREDLQEFHRRWIRPSNATIYVAGDTDLDSIVPMLEKHFGKWKDTIDSPPEKVVAEVPDQEGSRVFLINRPAAPQTLILAGHLAPPKGDPANMAIETMNDALGGQFTARINMNLREDKGWAYGAYSILYDARGQRPWLLYAPVQSDRTGDAIAEMQREVAQYTGERPATDDEVARVVNNAVRSLPGQFETAGAVLGAMLSNARYGRPDEYVRTLVPRYKALETEAVNEQAQRVLADKPITWVIVGDLSAIREQVEALELGPIEVLEVADL from the coding sequence ATGAGCAACGCCCCCCGGTCCCGTTGGCTGGCCCGCCTCGCAGCCCTTGCGCTCGCCCTGACCGTCACCAGCAACGTCAGCGCCGCCGACATCGACATCCCCTACGAGAAGTTTGTGCTCGACAACGGCCTGCGGGTCATCGTGCACGAGGATCGGAAGGCCCCGATTGTGGCCGTGAGCATCTGGTACCACGTGGGTAGCAAGGATGAACCCGAGGGCAAGAGCGGCTTCGCCCATCTGTTCGAACACCTCATGTTCAACGGCTCGGAGAACTACGACGACGAGTTCTTCCGCCCCCTCGAGGACGTCGGCGCAACGCAACTAAACGGCACCACCTACTTCGACCGCACGAACTACTTCGAGACGGTACCTACGCCGGCCCTGGAGCTCGCCCTGTTCCTCGAATCGGACCGCATGGGCCACCTGCTCGGCGCGATCTCCCAGGATAAGCTCGACGAGCAGCGCGATGTGGTGAAAAACGAGAAACGCCAGGGCGACAACCAACCTTACGGACTAGTTAACTACAAGATGCTGGAGGGAATCTTCCCGGAAGGCCATCCCTACCGCTGGTCGCCAATCGGCTCTATGGAGGACCTCAACAACGCCTCTGTGGACGACGTAAAGGAGTGGTTCTCCACCCGCTACGGCCCAAACAACGCCGTGCTCGTACTCGCGGGCGATGTAGACGCGGCCACTGCGAAGGCCTTGGTCGACAAGTACTTCGGGGATATCCCGCCCGGGCCACCCCTGCATCGCCGGCGCGAGTGGGTGCCACGCCTCGACGCCAACGTGTACGAGACCATGCAAGACCGTGTGCCGCAGACGCGCATCTACCGCTCCTGGCCGGCCCCTGCCACCAACAACCCTCAGGTGCAGCGTCTGGATCTCGCCGCGGCAGCGCTCGGCAGCGGTAAGAACTCGCGTCTGTACAAGGCCCTGGTCTACGACAAGCAGCTAGCCACGAGCGTGTCCGCGAGCATGAGCGAGCTGGAGATCGCTGGTAACTTCGATATTGAGGTCACCCTCAACCCGGACGCTGATCTCGACCAAGCCATCGACATCCTCGATACCACGATTGCCGCGTTTCTAGAATCCGGCCCCACCAACGATGAGATCGAGCGTGCACGCACGTCGATCGAAGCGGGTGTGGTACGCGGCTTAGAGCAGGTCGGGGGTTTTGGCGGCAAGGCGACCACGCTAGCCCGTGGCGAGCTCTACGCGGGCAACCCGGCCGACTACGCCGTTCGCCTGGCGCGCCTGAACCAGGCTACGCCTAAGGAAGTGAAGGCGATCGCAAACGACTGGCTGACCCGTGGGTACTACCAGCTGGTCGTGAGCCCCTATGGTGAGCCCAGCGCCGCTAGCGCCGGCGTCGATCGCTCCAGCCTGCCTGAGCTGACGGGTGAGGCCAACTTGAGCTTCCCGACCATAGAGCGCGCCACACTATCGAACGGCATCGAAGTGGCCCTCGCCAAGCGATCCACCGTGCCCGTGGTGAACGTTGCGATTCAGTTCGATGCTGGCTACGCCGCCGACGTCGGCCAAAAGCTCGGCACCTCGAGCTTCGCTCTCGCCATGCTCGATGAGGGCACGGCAGACCGCACGGCGCTCGAGATCAGCGCCACGGCGGAGCGCCTCGGCGCCAGCATCAGCGCGGGCTCCAACCTCGATGTCTCCACCGCCAGCCTGTCCGCGCTCGTTGAGAAGCTGGACCCGTCGCTGGAGCTGTTCGCGGACGTCGTGCGCGAGCCGCTCTTCGCCGAGGCAGAAATCGAGCGCCTGCGGCGGCGCTGGCTGGCCACGATCGGCCAGGAGAAGGTACAGCCCGTGGGCCTCGCCCTGCGCGCCCTACCGCCCCTGCTCTACGGCGAGGGCCATGCCTACGCCATTCCCTTCACTGGCTCTGGAACGGAAGCCTCCATCACCTCGCTCACGCGCGAGGACTTGCAGGAGTTTCACCGCCGGTGGATTCGTCCCTCGAACGCGACGATCTACGTGGCGGGCGATACGGATCTGGACAGCATCGTGCCGATGCTGGAGAAGCACTTCGGCAAGTGGAAGGACACGATCGACAGCCCGCCGGAGAAGGTGGTGGCCGAGGTGCCCGACCAGGAAGGCTCGCGCGTGTTCCTGATCAATCGCCCGGCGGCCCCTCAGACGCTGATCCTGGCAGGCCATCTCGCGCCGCCTAAGGGTGACCCCGCAAACATGGCGATCGAGACCATGAACGACGCCCTAGGTGGTCAGTTTACCGCGCGAATTAACATGAACCTACGCGAGGACAAGGGCTGGGCCTACGGCGCTTACAGCATTCTCTACGACGCCCGCGGCCAGCGCCCCTGGTTGCTCTATGCGCCCGTGCAGAGTGATCGCACGGGCGATGCCATCGCCGAGATGCAGCGCGAGGTGGCGCAGTACACCGGCGAACGCCCCGCCACCGACGACGAGGTGGCCCGCGTGGTGAACAACGCCGTTCGGTCTCTGCCCGGACAGTTCGAGACCGCAGGGGCCGTGCTCGGCGCCATGCTCTCCAACGCCCGCTACGGCCGCCCGGACGAGTACGTGCGCACGCTGGTGCCCCGCTACAAGGCGCTGGAGACCGAGGCCGTGAATGAGCAGGCCCAGCGAGTGCTTGCGGACAAGCCCATCACATGGGTGATCGTGGGCGACCTAAGCGCCATTCGCGAGCAAGTCGAAGCACTGGAACTTGGGCCCATCGAAGTGCTGGAGGTTGCCGACCTCTAG
- a CDS encoding S9 family peptidase, protein MTIDGATIKGEGAATLLAVMVLLGVVQPTRVQAQSDWPWPEDVPSASSETPALAGGRPDIVRYLMARGARGALSPDGRQLAYVTGVTGEPQLWTIPVDGGFPVQLTFGRGVRSFRWVPDGSAIVYGADRDGNERQGYTRISADGLRETQVLPASEAFVVFGSFASDDEHFTYATTARNGVDFDIHVASLLSDEDRQVYEGNFGFFANAWQPNGEAVIVTETRGEDAVDVYLLNAQSGEIAPLFKPQIAAEYSAFVWDGDGSGFYLLTNQDREYSALAYFAMATEQLRVLEAPDADVEKLAVFADGRYVAWCVNDGGYSRLQVRDLRTGRTLSAPQVLPRGVYDLSGADHAPRLMVQVTGPRTPGDLWVWDLAANETYAVVPATTAGLDRSVMVEPQSLYFEARDGVRLNGLLYLPNDISDEGPKPPVVMMVHGGPTGQARPSFRAVTQYLVARGVAVFDLNFRGSTGFGKRFARLDNQRQRPNAVRDMADAVGFLREDGRVNADRVALMGGSYGGYLTNAGLGEYPDLFAAGVSFVGVSDWVRALEQASPALKASDRIEYGDINDPDDREFFRSISPINNVDRLKAPVLVIHGANDPRDPVSESDRFVQAIRDNLGQAQYLRFADEGHSISRLGNRVTAYTRVAQFLEQHLGID, encoded by the coding sequence ATGACGATCGATGGCGCGACGATAAAGGGGGAAGGGGCCGCCACTCTCCTCGCAGTGATGGTGCTGCTGGGCGTGGTCCAGCCCACCCGTGTGCAGGCCCAAAGCGATTGGCCGTGGCCTGAGGACGTGCCCAGCGCCTCCAGTGAGACTCCCGCCCTCGCTGGCGGCCGCCCGGACATCGTGCGCTACCTGATGGCCCGCGGTGCGCGCGGCGCCTTGTCACCGGATGGGCGTCAGCTGGCCTACGTGACCGGCGTCACCGGCGAGCCCCAGCTGTGGACGATACCGGTGGATGGGGGCTTTCCGGTGCAGCTCACCTTCGGTCGCGGCGTGCGCAGCTTCCGCTGGGTGCCCGACGGGTCCGCCATCGTCTACGGCGCCGACCGCGACGGTAACGAGCGCCAGGGTTACACGCGTATCAGTGCGGACGGTTTGCGCGAGACGCAGGTGCTGCCCGCCTCGGAGGCCTTCGTCGTGTTCGGCAGCTTCGCAAGCGACGACGAGCACTTCACCTACGCCACCACTGCGCGCAACGGGGTCGACTTCGATATCCACGTGGCCAGCCTCTTGAGCGATGAAGATCGCCAGGTGTACGAAGGCAACTTCGGCTTCTTCGCGAACGCCTGGCAGCCGAATGGGGAGGCGGTCATCGTCACGGAGACGCGCGGCGAGGACGCCGTGGACGTGTACCTCTTAAATGCGCAAAGCGGCGAGATCGCGCCCCTGTTCAAGCCGCAGATCGCTGCCGAGTACAGCGCGTTCGTCTGGGATGGGGACGGGAGCGGTTTCTACCTGCTGACCAATCAGGATCGCGAGTATTCGGCGCTCGCCTACTTCGCCATGGCGACAGAGCAGCTACGCGTGCTGGAAGCGCCGGATGCGGACGTCGAGAAGTTGGCTGTGTTCGCCGACGGGCGCTACGTCGCGTGGTGCGTCAACGACGGGGGTTACAGCCGCCTTCAGGTGCGCGATCTGCGCACGGGGCGCACCCTGTCCGCCCCGCAAGTGCTGCCACGCGGTGTTTACGACCTGAGCGGCGCCGATCACGCGCCGCGCTTGATGGTGCAGGTGACTGGCCCGCGCACGCCGGGCGATCTCTGGGTATGGGACCTAGCTGCCAACGAGACTTACGCGGTCGTACCCGCCACGACCGCAGGCCTCGATCGATCGGTGATGGTGGAGCCCCAATCGCTTTACTTCGAGGCGCGCGACGGTGTGCGCCTGAACGGTCTACTCTACCTGCCTAACGATATTTCTGACGAAGGTCCGAAGCCGCCGGTGGTGATGATGGTGCACGGCGGCCCAACCGGGCAGGCGCGTCCGAGCTTTCGTGCGGTCACCCAGTACCTTGTCGCCCGCGGCGTGGCCGTGTTCGATTTGAATTTCCGCGGCTCAACCGGATTCGGCAAGCGCTTCGCCCGCCTGGACAATCAGCGCCAGCGGCCGAATGCCGTGCGCGACATGGCCGACGCGGTCGGGTTCCTGCGCGAAGACGGTCGTGTGAATGCGGACCGCGTCGCCCTGATGGGCGGCTCCTACGGCGGGTACCTCACCAACGCCGGCCTCGGCGAATACCCCGATCTCTTCGCGGCGGGTGTGTCCTTCGTTGGCGTGTCCGATTGGGTGCGGGCGTTGGAGCAGGCATCGCCCGCCCTGAAGGCGAGTGATCGCATCGAGTACGGCGATATCAACGATCCCGATGATCGCGAGTTCTTCCGCAGTATCTCGCCTATCAATAACGTCGATCGCCTCAAGGCGCCGGTGCTCGTGATTCATGGGGCGAACGATCCACGGGACCCGGTGAGCGAGTCCGACCGCTTCGTGCAGGCTATCCGCGACAACCTGGGGCAGGCGCAATACCTACGTTTCGCGGACGAGGGTCACAGCATATCGCGCCTGGGCAACCGGGTGACCGCTTACACGCGAGTGGCGCAGTTCCTGGAGCAGCATCTGGGGATCGATTAG
- a CDS encoding S8 family serine peptidase gives MPKKSQGTGLRALARIGLTASVTALAASANAGDITTRPSHKGLEGARLATPVLRAAPAAPTARADYLVRLRAAPVARGGVRANIDAQHASFRRDRLAKLRGRVISELYLATNGFLVSMTEAEAKTLRDDRRVLSVRRTGIYTNQLEDTVPYIGASAVQELGFDGEGVTVAVFDSGVDYTHADLGGEGTLEAYEAAYGTDTADPRNTSRDGLFPTDRVIEGFDFVGEVWPNGDLIPDDDPIDFEGHGSNVADIIGGNLGVAPAVDIYAVKVCSAVSSSCSGTALIQGMEYALDPNGDGSMDDRVDIINMSLGANYGQPFDDDLSAAVDNATAMGILTVASAGNSADNPYITGTPAAAATALSVAQTQVPSAGFQLAEIADFGNVDAAFQTWSAELTEVISGVVQYGDGEGGALDGCSLDPDNPTESNPFPPGSLDGQIVMVDRGVCFFSEKIFNIEQAGGILGIIAQNVPDAPFPGGFGGNTPEPEIPGFMIGQTSGDPLRGSDTEVTFDPANTRSLVGSVVASSSRGPSGFDNRIKPEIGAPGANVSVAAGTGIDRRVFGGTSGAAPMVAGSAALLKQANPDASPLELKQALINGAETDIQNDDTFSLLAPISRIGGGEVRVDSSFALPAIAYNADDEAGGGLSFGVVRAGRTTATRVRNLAVKNVSDEPLSYTITPTFRYEEDAASGAAAVEVAETITVAPGSTATVPVTLSITPANLPDNAMDSGIAGNNPGPLTTQEIDGYLVLTAEDHELTVPWHVLPLKVSHTIPDSFEFTTGNDGATVGLTNFAFGTAQIDSFSLLGTSDDLPEGDAGAQSPVPDLRAAGVATFESTCAAGFTWAFGVNAWETSTHLFPVRYQVVLDTDRDGTDDFAIFNQDLDPAVSNSNQATFVEDLATGEQSAFFFTVHSMNSGNVQLLICGEQVGLTAEDIGVTPVNARFEAIDFYFGTGVTDTIDGITITPAGEQYVGAAEDIPGRTQGLVEISDFGKLPENSQEIGIMLMTDGVRALPGAASRRTAAVLLEAAE, from the coding sequence ATGCCGAAGAAGAGTCAGGGGACTGGGCTGAGAGCGCTTGCGCGCATCGGCCTCACGGCGAGCGTTACCGCCCTCGCCGCGTCGGCCAACGCCGGCGACATCACCACTCGTCCCAGCCACAAGGGCCTGGAGGGTGCACGCCTCGCCACGCCCGTGCTGCGGGCCGCACCTGCCGCGCCGACCGCGCGTGCCGACTACCTCGTACGCCTGCGTGCCGCGCCAGTCGCCCGCGGGGGCGTGCGCGCGAACATCGACGCGCAGCACGCGAGCTTCCGCCGCGATCGCCTGGCCAAGCTGCGCGGTCGGGTGATCAGCGAGCTGTACTTAGCCACCAACGGCTTCCTGGTCAGCATGACCGAAGCCGAAGCGAAGACGCTGCGTGATGACCGGCGAGTCCTCAGCGTGCGTCGCACAGGCATCTACACCAACCAGCTCGAAGACACGGTGCCCTACATCGGCGCCTCGGCCGTGCAAGAGCTCGGCTTCGACGGTGAGGGCGTGACGGTGGCCGTGTTCGATAGCGGCGTCGACTACACCCACGCCGACCTCGGTGGCGAGGGTACCTTGGAAGCCTATGAGGCGGCTTACGGCACCGATACGGCCGATCCGCGTAACACCTCCCGCGACGGTCTGTTCCCCACCGATCGGGTGATCGAAGGTTTCGATTTCGTGGGCGAAGTGTGGCCCAATGGCGACCTGATCCCCGACGACGATCCCATCGACTTCGAAGGTCACGGCAGTAACGTCGCCGACATCATAGGCGGCAACCTCGGCGTGGCACCGGCAGTCGATATCTACGCAGTGAAGGTCTGCTCCGCCGTATCCTCGTCCTGCAGCGGCACCGCGCTGATCCAAGGCATGGAGTACGCCCTCGATCCCAACGGCGACGGCAGCATGGATGACCGCGTGGACATCATCAACATGTCCCTCGGCGCCAACTACGGCCAGCCCTTCGACGACGATCTCTCCGCCGCCGTCGACAACGCCACGGCCATGGGCATCCTGACCGTCGCCTCCGCCGGCAACAGCGCCGACAACCCCTACATCACGGGCACGCCCGCCGCCGCGGCCACGGCCCTGTCCGTAGCCCAGACGCAGGTTCCGTCTGCAGGTTTCCAGCTGGCGGAGATCGCCGACTTCGGCAACGTCGACGCGGCCTTCCAGACCTGGTCCGCGGAGCTCACGGAAGTGATCTCCGGCGTCGTCCAATATGGCGACGGCGAGGGCGGTGCCCTCGACGGCTGCAGCCTCGACCCGGACAACCCCACCGAGTCCAACCCCTTCCCGCCGGGTTCCCTCGACGGCCAGATCGTGATGGTCGACCGCGGTGTCTGCTTCTTCTCCGAGAAGATCTTCAACATCGAGCAGGCCGGTGGCATCCTCGGCATCATCGCCCAGAACGTGCCGGACGCGCCCTTCCCGGGCGGCTTCGGTGGCAACACGCCAGAGCCAGAAATCCCCGGCTTCATGATCGGCCAGACCTCGGGCGATCCTCTGCGCGGTAGCGACACGGAGGTCACCTTCGATCCAGCCAACACCCGTTCCCTGGTCGGTAGCGTGGTGGCCTCGTCCTCCCGCGGGCCCTCGGGCTTCGACAACCGCATCAAGCCGGAAATCGGCGCACCGGGTGCCAACGTGTCCGTTGCCGCAGGCACGGGCATCGATCGTCGCGTATTCGGCGGCACCTCCGGCGCCGCGCCGATGGTGGCGGGCTCCGCCGCCCTGCTAAAGCAAGCTAACCCCGATGCTAGCCCGCTCGAGCTGAAGCAAGCGCTGATCAACGGTGCGGAAACCGACATCCAAAATGACGACACCTTCTCCCTGCTCGCACCGATCTCGCGCATCGGCGGCGGTGAGGTCCGTGTCGACAGCTCCTTCGCCCTGCCCGCGATCGCCTACAATGCTGACGACGAGGCCGGCGGTGGTCTCAGCTTCGGTGTCGTGCGCGCCGGCCGCACCACGGCCACGCGCGTGCGCAATCTGGCGGTGAAGAACGTCTCCGACGAGCCCCTGAGCTACACGATCACGCCCACCTTCCGCTACGAGGAGGACGCCGCCTCAGGCGCCGCCGCCGTCGAGGTGGCCGAGACGATCACCGTGGCCCCTGGCAGCACGGCAACGGTGCCGGTGACCCTGAGCATCACCCCGGCCAACCTGCCGGACAACGCCATGGACTCCGGCATCGCGGGCAACAACCCCGGCCCGCTGACCACACAGGAGATCGACGGCTACCTCGTGCTCACGGCCGAGGACCACGAGCTGACCGTGCCCTGGCACGTGCTGCCGCTGAAGGTATCGCACACCATACCCGACAGCTTCGAGTTCACCACCGGCAACGACGGCGCTACCGTGGGCCTGACCAACTTCGCCTTCGGCACCGCGCAGATCGACTCGTTCTCCCTCCTGGGCACGAGCGACGACCTGCCGGAAGGTGATGCCGGTGCGCAAAGCCCGGTACCTGACCTGCGTGCCGCGGGCGTGGCCACCTTCGAGTCCACCTGCGCGGCGGGCTTCACGTGGGCCTTCGGGGTGAACGCCTGGGAGACCTCCACGCACCTCTTCCCGGTGCGCTACCAGGTGGTGCTGGATACGGATCGTGACGGCACCGACGACTTCGCGATCTTCAACCAAGACCTCGACCCTGCGGTCTCCAACAGCAACCAGGCCACCTTCGTGGAAGACCTCGCCACGGGCGAACAATCCGCGTTCTTCTTCACCGTGCACTCGATGAACAGCGGCAACGTGCAGCTGCTCATCTGCGGTGAGCAGGTGGGTCTTACGGCGGAGGATATCGGTGTGACGCCGGTGAACGCGCGCTTCGAAGCGATCGACTTCTACTTTGGCACGGGCGTCACCGACACCATCGATGGCATCACCATCACGCCGGCCGGTGAGCAGTACGTCGGCGCCGCCGAGGATATCCCCGGCCGCACGCAAGGGCTGGTGGAGATCAGCGACTTCGGCAAGCTGCCGGAGAACTCTCAGGAAATCGGCATCATGCTGATGACCGACGGGGTGCGGGCACTGCCGGGGGCGGCCTCGCGTCGCACGGCGGCCGTGCTACTGGAAGCGGCTGAGTAA
- a CDS encoding SH3 domain-containing protein, giving the protein MKADKLIALMTTAALALGAATMAEAGPFKTKKGKGGSEVQGAAGTETSTGNDDLARCDKPMGALAVVEPQDYVMQALSRYQLGSPSGLIRMMVQQSNCFIVVERGMAMNNMMQERSLADSGQLRESSNIGGGQMVAADFVLTPAVVFSDDNAGGVGGAIGGFIGRRSRILGGAAAGVQFKEAQTSMLVTDARSGVQVAAAEGSAKKADFNFGALLGGGGIGGAGGGYGSTDQGKILAASYADNFNQIVQVVRNDPNLQRNVGTLAEEAGTVTIAGAVFNEGDVIQPKIGNVKLMANPSDGASVVATLPRGSEMVYMGAAEGNYLQVETAEGGGWVKKALVKH; this is encoded by the coding sequence ATGAAAGCCGACAAGTTGATCGCCCTGATGACTACCGCCGCACTCGCCCTAGGGGCAGCCACCATGGCCGAGGCGGGGCCGTTCAAGACCAAAAAAGGCAAGGGTGGCAGTGAGGTACAGGGTGCTGCTGGCACCGAGACCAGCACCGGTAACGATGATCTCGCGCGCTGCGACAAGCCGATGGGTGCGCTCGCCGTGGTAGAGCCACAGGATTATGTGATGCAGGCCCTGTCCCGCTATCAGCTGGGATCGCCCTCGGGCTTGATCCGGATGATGGTTCAGCAGTCCAACTGCTTCATCGTGGTGGAGCGCGGCATGGCGATGAACAACATGATGCAAGAGCGTTCCCTGGCGGACTCAGGGCAGCTGCGGGAGAGCTCGAACATCGGCGGTGGGCAGATGGTCGCCGCGGACTTCGTACTGACGCCGGCGGTCGTATTCTCCGACGACAATGCGGGTGGCGTGGGCGGTGCCATCGGAGGGTTCATCGGCCGACGCAGCCGCATCCTCGGTGGAGCGGCCGCCGGCGTGCAGTTCAAGGAGGCACAGACCAGCATGCTCGTTACGGATGCGCGTTCTGGCGTGCAGGTGGCGGCCGCGGAAGGGAGTGCGAAGAAAGCTGACTTTAACTTCGGAGCCTTGCTAGGTGGAGGTGGGATCGGCGGTGCCGGTGGTGGCTACGGTAGCACCGACCAGGGCAAGATCCTCGCTGCCAGCTACGCAGACAACTTCAATCAGATCGTTCAGGTGGTGCGCAACGATCCGAACCTACAGCGAAACGTAGGTACGCTAGCGGAAGAGGCCGGTACGGTCACGATCGCCGGTGCGGTGTTCAATGAGGGCGATGTAATTCAGCCGAAGATAGGCAACGTGAAGTTGATGGCGAATCCTTCGGACGGTGCCTCTGTGGTGGCGACCTTGCCGCGCGGTTCGGAGATGGTTTACATGGGAGCCGCTGAGGGCAACTACCTGCAGGTGGAGACGGCCGAGGGCGGTGGTTGGGTCAAGAAGGCGCTCGTCAAGCACTGA
- a CDS encoding radical SAM protein, with product MPVDRMRMAAELPAPSGSQQVTPYRALLINPFYRKDPHASFGKHVLTPTLALTSIAGATPSTWHVDYFDENLLQGPPPSVPLPQVVGITVHLTFAQRAYALAAWYRAQGVLVVLGGLHVTSCPEEAAPHGDALVIGEGVACWPRVLEDVSRGELRPVYQGDYRRPYRDDPPPARHLLPRGQFLTTSSVIATRGCHNRCGFCYLATDGLHMPYRMREVQQVVDEIREDGQPYAVFTDNNLGSRPEYLWALCQALALLDIIWSAAVTVDVADDPLLVREMALAGCTGVFIGFESLNDANIAAARKRSPSAEDYARRIALFHDCGIQVNGSFVFGFDHDDEEVFARTVEWIEAQRLQCATFHILTPYPKTPLFRQLEAQGRLLHRDWSRYDTAHVVFEPKLMSVERLAEGYAWSYRRLFSHRSIWRRRPSDWRAVAPYLAMSYLYKRSNWLWQWLIQHRLTGVAWAPLIEVSRRRHLRFRRSLRQCSPGEGRGAVGSVVSPGV from the coding sequence ATGCCCGTTGATCGCATGCGCATGGCCGCTGAGCTGCCTGCGCCAAGCGGGAGCCAGCAGGTAACGCCCTACCGTGCACTACTCATCAACCCCTTCTACCGCAAGGACCCGCACGCCAGCTTCGGCAAACACGTGCTCACCCCAACCTTGGCGTTGACCAGCATCGCCGGCGCCACTCCGAGTACTTGGCACGTGGATTACTTCGATGAGAACCTGCTGCAAGGGCCGCCACCGAGCGTACCCTTGCCCCAGGTGGTGGGGATTACCGTGCATTTGACCTTTGCGCAGCGCGCCTACGCACTCGCCGCTTGGTATCGCGCGCAGGGCGTTCTCGTCGTGCTTGGCGGTCTGCACGTGACTTCCTGTCCGGAGGAAGCAGCGCCCCATGGCGATGCGCTGGTGATCGGTGAGGGGGTCGCGTGCTGGCCTCGGGTGCTGGAAGATGTGAGCCGCGGCGAGCTACGGCCCGTGTATCAGGGTGATTATCGACGCCCCTACCGGGATGACCCGCCGCCCGCTCGCCACCTCCTGCCTCGCGGGCAGTTCCTCACCACCAGCAGCGTGATCGCCACCCGCGGTTGTCACAACCGCTGTGGCTTCTGCTACCTCGCCACCGATGGTCTACACATGCCCTATCGTATGCGTGAGGTGCAACAGGTGGTCGATGAGATTCGTGAGGACGGCCAGCCCTACGCGGTGTTCACGGACAACAATCTCGGCTCGCGACCGGAGTACCTTTGGGCGCTGTGCCAGGCACTGGCACTGCTGGACATCATTTGGAGCGCCGCGGTGACCGTCGATGTCGCTGACGATCCGCTCCTGGTGCGTGAGATGGCCTTGGCTGGGTGCACGGGCGTCTTTATCGGCTTCGAGTCGCTCAACGACGCCAACATCGCTGCGGCCCGCAAACGTTCACCCTCAGCGGAGGACTACGCGCGCCGGATCGCCCTGTTTCATGACTGCGGTATCCAGGTAAATGGTAGCTTCGTCTTCGGCTTCGATCACGACGATGAGGAGGTTTTCGCCCGCACGGTGGAGTGGATCGAGGCACAGCGCCTGCAGTGTGCCACCTTCCATATCCTGACGCCCTATCCGAAGACACCGCTGTTTCGACAGCTCGAGGCGCAGGGTCGCCTGCTGCATCGCGATTGGTCACGCTACGACACGGCCCACGTCGTGTTCGAGCCGAAGCTGATGAGTGTAGAGCGCCTCGCCGAGGGCTACGCCTGGAGCTACCGACGCTTGTTCTCCCACCGGTCGATCTGGCGACGGCGGCCTAGCGACTGGCGCGCTGTAGCGCCCTACCTGGCGATGAGCTACCTGTACAAACGCAGCAACTGGCTATGGCAATGGCTGATTCAACACCGCCTCACGGGCGTGGCGTGGGCACCGCTTATCGAGGTGTCTCGGCGCCGGCACCTGAGGTTTCGCAGAAGCTTGCGTCAATGCTCGCCGGGCGAAGGGCGTGGTGCCGTTGGGAGCGTTGTCTCTCCGGGCGTTTGA
- the uppS gene encoding polyprenyl diphosphate synthase, whose amino-acid sequence MQSIPQHVAIIMDGNGRWASRRGLPRTAGHRRGAKAVRRIVEFAAQHQVRELTLFAFSSDNWQRPLGETTVLMALLQQYLCQEIRTCLEQGIALEVIGRRDRLGRSLGEAIDRCEGATAAGERMRLRIAVDYSSRQSIAHLMMQCAASPSARQVLPSSPPHRRHRLSDQLASVVHAKRPIGDVDLLIRSGGERRLSDFLLLECAYAELYFTDVLWPDFTAQNFATALDAFGLRNRRFGGLSEASVTGQDPQVRHAR is encoded by the coding sequence ATGCAAAGCATACCTCAGCATGTCGCCATCATCATGGATGGCAACGGACGTTGGGCGAGCCGCCGCGGCTTACCGCGAACCGCTGGGCATCGTCGCGGCGCGAAGGCCGTACGCCGCATCGTGGAGTTCGCCGCCCAACATCAGGTGCGAGAACTTACCCTGTTTGCGTTCTCCAGCGACAACTGGCAGCGCCCCCTAGGCGAGACGACAGTGCTCATGGCTCTGCTCCAGCAATACCTCTGTCAAGAGATACGTACATGCCTTGAGCAGGGGATAGCTCTCGAAGTGATCGGCCGACGCGATCGCTTGGGGCGGTCCTTGGGTGAGGCCATCGACAGGTGCGAGGGGGCAACCGCCGCCGGCGAGCGCATGCGGCTACGGATCGCTGTAGACTATTCCAGTCGCCAGAGTATCGCGCATCTGATGATGCAGTGTGCTGCCTCGCCTTCGGCGAGGCAGGTGCTGCCATCCTCACCACCGCACAGGCGCCACCGCCTAAGCGATCAGCTCGCTAGTGTCGTGCACGCGAAGCGCCCGATCGGTGATGTCGACCTACTGATCCGCAGTGGGGGCGAGCGTCGGTTGAGCGATTTTCTGTTGCTCGAATGCGCCTATGCGGAGCTCTATTTCACCGACGTCCTGTGGCCGGACTTCACGGCGCAGAACTTCGCCACCGCCCTTGATGCCTTTGGCTTGCGGAACCGACGCTTCGGCGGTCTTTCCGAGGCGTCCGTGACAGGCCAAGACCCGCAGGTACGTCATGCCCGTTGA